The Winogradskyella schleiferi genome contains the following window.
ATACTGTTTTTGTCATTAATTAATTTTAGATTACCAGTATTTACCAAATCTTTATAGGTATTGTCCGTAAGTGTTGGAATGATTAATCTGCCGGCAGACTGAAGGTTAACGATGAATTTTGAAGTGTCTACTATTTTTTGATTCTCATTAATGACAGCGCTTATGTTTTTGCAGAACTGAAATTTTAATCTGGCAGCATTGATCTGATCTTTGTACATCCTATTATCTTTATTGAGATCTTCAATTAGATTGTTGACATAGGTTGCTGTTTGTTTATTCTCTTTTTGTAGTTCATTCCAGTTGTTGATCTGCAAAGCAATAAGAATACCTATGACTACAAGAATGATTTCGCCAATGGCGTATTTGAGGTACTTGCCTGTTCTTCCTGTTTCCATGAGGTCGTATCTTATTTTTCTGAAAAATTTAATCATACTACTAGATTAGTAAATTATAGGTAATTAATAGCTTTTCATGGTCTTGCCATTTAATCCAGCCTTTACCAACAGTTTTAAAAGCATCATTTAATAAATGCACATGCATCCAGCTTTGTTTAACTTTTAAGGGTTTCATAAAACTGTATGGTTGATTTACCATTCCTGAATTACTTAGTGGTTTTATATAAATATTTTGAATGTCAGGCTTAGCGAATTCCACACTATTTACGCTTAGCAAAAACGCTTGCCAAAATTGAAATTCACCTGCTTGTTTGTTTACATAAGCAGTTTGTTGCGTTTTGGAATTGACTACTATTTCAAGAAAATCTTGGGATACGGAAACTACTTTAAAATAAAGTATGTCATAATCTAATTTTAAGTGCTCTGGAACTAAATATGGAGGTGCAGTTGCAATGTTAAAACTACCATATTTACTCCGTTTAAAAGTTATACTATCTGTTGGCGTATGTTCTGTAATAGGTTTTTCTAAATTCAGATTCCCATAAAAAAACAAGGTCTTATTTTCTAACATATTTGGAGAAAACAGACCTAAACCCATCTTACTTTTGCTTTGTGCTTTTTTATCATTTCTAAAAAGCATAGCTATTGATTTTGCTTCAGCAGAAGCAATTGTATTTGGGGCTGTTTGTTTTTTAGGCTGTTCAGTTTCTTGTCTGTCTTGTACTTTTCCCTTTTGTCTTTCTAAATATTTTATGTGATAATAGGCGTAGAAAGCAACAATGCATAAGGCCAGAATAATATTGAGATTAAAAATAGTTTTTCGGGTGGCTTTATTTGCAACAACTAACGCAATTATCAACCCAATTGCTGTTGCCATAACGCCATACCCAACAACAATTGCACCGCCAGCTAGTCCTTGATTTTTACCAGCTTCAACAATTCCTGCATAGGTTAAACCAATAAAAAAGAAAGCTATAATACTTAAAAAGTATAATAAAAAACTATAGGGTTTTAACATTTGACGTGCCATGACTAAAAGGTTGTTATTTTTTCAACAGTTTCTCCCGCCTTAACCGTAATTGTAAATGAATCGGAATGGCCTTTATGCTTTCCTAAAGTTCTTAAATAT
Protein-coding sequences here:
- a CDS encoding DUF6090 family protein; translation: MIKFFRKIRYDLMETGRTGKYLKYAIGEIILVVIGILIALQINNWNELQKENKQTATYVNNLIEDLNKDNRMYKDQINAARLKFQFCKNISAVINENQKIVDTSKFIVNLQSAGRLIIPTLTDNTYKDLVNTGNLKLINDKNSIAAIRDYYSNPLEWWYEDYKNQLVNGYLPLVVDAIPMQIHEEILENEIVDSFKDFTDNALINNKINGYSKEDVHVILDELRDNEDFSFQLKRITRSHLVQIKILSLADKSCVELLETLKEWQKTN